The Halogranum gelatinilyticum genome includes a window with the following:
- a CDS encoding NUDIX domain-containing protein, translated as MDDPLAWETTATDIDYSCPGFDIRRDDVRLPDGTETDYHYVDEPPAVVILPFTPDGDVVLIEEWRQAVGRVNRGLPAGGTEPDDDDLAAAAERELAEETGYEADELIHLTTAEPANGIANSVHHYFVARGCEPTAEQELDFNESIRVDVADYDDLLAAVVDSGTGEDVVDGRTAIAVLNYELTQR; from the coding sequence ATGGACGACCCGCTCGCGTGGGAGACGACGGCGACGGATATCGACTACAGCTGCCCCGGCTTCGACATTCGGAGAGACGACGTCCGGCTGCCCGACGGCACCGAGACGGACTACCACTACGTCGACGAGCCACCGGCGGTCGTGATTCTCCCGTTCACGCCCGACGGCGACGTCGTGCTCATCGAGGAGTGGCGACAGGCCGTAGGACGGGTCAACCGCGGGCTGCCCGCGGGCGGCACCGAACCCGACGACGACGACCTCGCGGCCGCGGCCGAGCGTGAACTCGCCGAGGAGACGGGCTACGAGGCCGACGAGTTGATCCATCTGACCACCGCCGAGCCAGCCAACGGCATCGCCAACTCCGTCCACCACTACTTCGTCGCACGGGGATGTGAGCCGACCGCGGAACAGGAACTCGACTTCAACGAGAGCATCCGCGTCGACGTCGCGGACTACGACGACCTGCTCGCGGCCGTCGTCGACAGCGGCACGGGCGAAGACGTCGTCGACGGCCGGACGGCCATCGCCGTGCTCAACTACGAACTGACCCAGCGGTAA
- a CDS encoding alpha/beta fold hydrolase, translating to MTTRQSDARVLHTESTGTGQPLVFVHGGWLSGEMWRPQVDRFADEYRVITVDIRGHGETGATDARTYTVDLFAADLRATLRDLAVDDPILCGLSLGGLVAQTYAADYDVSGLVLADTVESLPPVPMTGLQKQFLFPKPSLYPTFRLLGSGTAFRMLLQSVRAVEGKRWLALNDDVREYALGEVDAFSSREFVKVFDALYEADGVDVSSVDAPSLLLYGDHEARAVVAQNRKLATALDAEMQEIPAAGHLSNLDNAEVFNDVVAGFLDEIGA from the coding sequence GTGACGACGAGACAGTCGGACGCGCGAGTCCTCCACACCGAGTCGACGGGAACCGGCCAGCCGCTCGTCTTCGTCCACGGCGGCTGGCTCTCCGGCGAGATGTGGCGGCCACAGGTCGACCGCTTCGCCGACGAATACCGGGTCATCACGGTCGACATCCGCGGCCACGGTGAGACGGGCGCGACCGACGCACGGACCTACACCGTCGACCTCTTCGCCGCCGACCTGCGGGCGACCCTGCGCGACCTCGCTGTCGACGACCCGATTCTCTGCGGGCTCTCGCTCGGCGGGCTGGTGGCGCAGACCTACGCCGCCGACTACGACGTTTCGGGCCTCGTGCTCGCCGATACCGTCGAGTCGCTGCCGCCGGTGCCGATGACAGGACTTCAAAAACAGTTCCTCTTCCCCAAGCCGTCGCTCTATCCGACGTTCAGACTGCTCGGCTCCGGCACGGCCTTCCGGATGCTACTCCAGAGCGTCCGTGCCGTCGAGGGCAAGCGGTGGCTCGCGCTCAACGACGACGTCCGCGAGTACGCCCTGGGGGAGGTCGACGCCTTCTCTTCGCGGGAGTTCGTGAAGGTGTTCGACGCGCTCTACGAGGCCGACGGGGTGGACGTGTCGTCCGTCGACGCGCCCTCGCTCTTGCTCTACGGCGACCACGAGGCCCGTGCGGTGGTCGCACAGAACCGGAAGTTGGCGACGGCGTTGGACGCCGAGATGCAGGAGATTCCGGCGGCGGGGCATCTGTCGAATCTCGACAACGCCGAGGTGTTCAACGACGTGGTAGCTGGGTTCTTGGACGAAATCGGCGCGTAG
- a CDS encoding ubiquitin-like small modifier protein 1 has translation MQLQLRFFATFREAVGTKTIEREYDDGMVVGDVLRALEAEFDGLAGQIIEDGDLRPQINVLKNGREVLHMEGIDTSLDDGDTLSVFPPVAGG, from the coding sequence ATGCAACTCCAACTTCGGTTTTTCGCCACCTTCCGTGAGGCGGTCGGGACGAAGACCATCGAACGGGAGTACGACGACGGAATGGTCGTCGGCGACGTCCTCCGGGCACTCGAAGCCGAGTTCGATGGGCTGGCAGGGCAGATAATCGAAGACGGCGACCTCAGGCCACAGATAAACGTCCTGAAGAACGGCCGCGAGGTGCTGCACATGGAGGGTATCGACACGAGTCTCGACGACGGCGACACGTTGAGTGTCTTCCCGCCCGTAGCAGGTGGCTGA
- a CDS encoding CPBP family intramembrane glutamic endopeptidase, producing MDSASPVVRSAVAILAALGIAILGLVGGTVLVFGAALGLQFAGVSLTPVSLIVISLVLVQGVAFGGIGLGYLRYRGLGRDYIGVRLPSIRELLFVGGGYVLAFGLAIAGSVVVATTGVEAGANQAAEIGLENPEVLLLLIPASFLLIGPGEELLFRGVVQNRIRESFGAPASIILGAIIFASIHFSALSGAAGARLVSISILFFPSLVFGTVYELTDNLVVPSLIHGAYNATLFSILYFVATNPNLQTALL from the coding sequence ATGGACTCCGCCTCCCCCGTCGTGCGTTCGGCCGTCGCCATTCTCGCCGCCCTCGGTATCGCGATACTCGGGCTGGTTGGCGGGACGGTGCTGGTCTTCGGGGCCGCACTCGGCCTCCAGTTCGCTGGTGTCTCGCTCACGCCCGTCTCGCTCATCGTCATCTCGCTCGTCCTCGTACAGGGCGTCGCCTTCGGTGGCATCGGTCTCGGCTATCTCCGCTATCGCGGTCTCGGCCGCGACTACATCGGTGTCCGACTCCCCAGCATCCGCGAACTGCTGTTCGTCGGCGGCGGCTACGTCCTCGCGTTCGGTCTCGCCATCGCAGGCTCCGTCGTCGTCGCGACCACCGGCGTCGAAGCCGGCGCGAACCAGGCGGCCGAGATCGGCCTGGAGAACCCCGAGGTGCTCTTGCTTCTCATCCCGGCCTCCTTCCTCCTCATCGGGCCGGGCGAGGAGCTGCTCTTCCGTGGCGTCGTCCAGAACCGCATCCGCGAGTCGTTCGGCGCGCCCGCGAGCATCATCCTCGGGGCGATTATCTTCGCCTCGATTCACTTCTCGGCACTCTCGGGCGCGGCTGGCGCGCGACTCGTCTCCATCAGTATTCTCTTCTTCCCGAGTCTGGTCTTCGGGACGGTCTACGAACTGACCGACAACCTCGTCGTCCCGTCGCTGATTCACGGTGCCTACAACGCGACGCTGTTCAGCATTCTCTACTTCGTCGCAACGAATCCGAACCTCCAGACGGCACTGCTCTGA
- the tgtA gene encoding tRNA guanosine(15) transglycosylase TgtA, translating to MRDCFEIRDGDAGGRIGQLTVPRAGVTVETPALLPVVNPNLQTISPARLESEFGAEILITNSYIIRQTDRLREQALDVGLHELLDFDGAIMTDSGSFQLAEYGEIEVTTEEIIQFQLDIGSDIGTPVDIPTPPDVSREQAEEELEITQTALADAEAIDTGEMLVNAPVQGSTYSDLRERAGSHAEATDLDVFPVGAVVPLMNAYRYDDMVDVVAGAKRGLGADCPVHLFGAGHPMMFALAVAMGCDLFDSAAYALYARDGRYLTVRGTEHLEELDYFPCSCPVCAEHDPADVRGFDEDTQERLLAEHNLHVTFEEIRRIKQAIRSGNLLELVETRARGHPAMLDGYRALLEHAEQLEREDPVSKGSFFYLSNESARRPEVLRHHERLDRFDLSGDVLLTQGGTPKEHDFDAVWRVVPPLGPFPRALSETYPLTAEVPERFDDDAYLAAADGVSRLAEANPEVSVTLAHDDWPDAALDALPERVHRENLVRSHYADSDSADGETGQ from the coding sequence ATGCGCGACTGTTTCGAGATTCGCGACGGCGACGCCGGTGGCCGCATCGGCCAGCTCACGGTGCCGCGAGCGGGCGTCACCGTCGAGACACCGGCACTCCTGCCCGTCGTCAACCCCAATCTCCAGACCATCTCTCCCGCCCGGCTCGAATCGGAGTTCGGCGCGGAGATTCTCATCACGAACTCCTACATCATCCGCCAGACCGACCGCCTGCGCGAGCAGGCACTCGACGTCGGACTCCACGAACTGCTCGACTTCGACGGGGCCATCATGACCGACTCCGGCTCCTTCCAGCTCGCCGAATACGGCGAGATCGAGGTCACGACCGAGGAGATCATCCAGTTCCAGCTGGACATCGGCTCCGACATCGGCACGCCCGTCGACATCCCGACGCCGCCGGACGTCTCCCGCGAGCAAGCGGAAGAAGAACTCGAAATCACGCAGACCGCCCTCGCCGACGCCGAAGCCATCGACACCGGCGAGATGCTCGTCAACGCGCCCGTCCAGGGGTCGACGTACTCCGACCTGCGCGAACGTGCGGGCAGCCACGCCGAAGCGACGGACCTCGACGTGTTCCCCGTCGGGGCCGTCGTCCCGCTGATGAACGCCTACCGCTACGACGACATGGTCGACGTCGTCGCCGGGGCGAAGCGCGGACTGGGCGCGGACTGCCCGGTCCATCTCTTCGGCGCGGGCCATCCGATGATGTTCGCGCTCGCCGTCGCCATGGGCTGTGACCTGTTCGACTCCGCCGCCTACGCGCTCTACGCCCGCGACGGCCGCTATCTGACCGTCCGCGGAACCGAGCATCTGGAGGAACTCGACTACTTCCCCTGCTCCTGTCCCGTCTGTGCCGAACACGACCCCGCGGACGTCCGCGGCTTCGACGAGGACACCCAAGAGCGGCTGCTCGCCGAGCACAACCTCCACGTCACGTTCGAGGAGATCCGCCGCATCAAGCAGGCCATCCGCTCTGGCAACCTGCTGGAACTCGTCGAGACGCGTGCCCGCGGCCATCCGGCGATGCTCGACGGCTACCGCGCGCTCCTCGAACACGCCGAGCAACTCGAACGCGAGGACCCTGTCTCGAAGGGGTCGTTCTTCTATCTCTCCAACGAGAGTGCCCGCCGTCCCGAGGTTCTCCGTCACCACGAGCGACTCGACCGCTTCGACCTCTCGGGCGACGTGTTGCTCACGCAGGGCGGTACGCCGAAGGAGCACGACTTCGACGCCGTCTGGCGGGTCGTCCCGCCGCTCGGCCCGTTCCCGCGCGCGCTCTCGGAGACTTACCCCCTGACCGCCGAGGTCCCCGAGCGGTTCGACGACGACGCCTATCTGGCGGCTGCCGACGGCGTGAGCCGGCTGGCCGAGGCGAATCCCGAGGTCTCGGTCACACTCGCCCACGACGACTGGCCCGACGCCGCACTCGACGCGCTGCCCGAGCGGGTCCACCGGGAGAACCTCGTCCGGAGCCACTACGCGGACAGCGACAGCGCGGACGGCGAGACAGGCCAATAA
- the arcS gene encoding archaeosine synthase subunit alpha yields the protein MTDYFEVLSRDGAARIGELRLSTPVTTPALVDDYVEDAGSLWSEEREVPEGDDSVLTVLPHRAFPAGTADEVKESFRVDYPEVDYPSAAVVASDDAYDAGTDAYILSDAQGFVGHASAFKDAIIEAKNTLPADTALYLSGVATPLNAATLVYAGVDLVDAKLSMVKGLEGKYLTSENEYFLEDLDELPCACAACQTPREEFTRQDCAEHNVNALRTELAVVRRRIRDGRLRDYIEGQTRHDQWLTAAFRELDQQYNYLEERTPVIRDSELAAATSDSIRRVEIQRFAERVTTRYQNRFQNPLVLVPCSAKKPYSESQSHGQYQDAIQFRAHTVSMTSPIGVVPQELELTYPAQHYDSVVTGRWSEDEKDFVAEVLKRYLQRNEYPRVIAHVPEHGYRDICERVEEELGMDFEYTVEDHPTTTESIGNLMRTLEGELKFSKREREHNTIKALADYQFGDGAGDALWGDADIQMTSRYPKLQVRDEDGEQLAAMVPQYGVLSFTLKGAKHWVESDAPTKRVEIDNFAPHGSVLAPGVVDADDDIRPGDEVVVEGPKAFAVGRAEMSGPEMAESTRGIAAEVRHVEEK from the coding sequence ATGACCGATTATTTCGAGGTTCTCTCGCGGGACGGGGCGGCCCGCATCGGCGAACTCCGCCTCTCGACGCCGGTGACGACACCGGCACTCGTCGACGACTACGTCGAGGACGCTGGCAGCCTCTGGAGCGAGGAGCGTGAGGTGCCCGAGGGCGACGACTCCGTCCTCACTGTCCTCCCGCACCGCGCCTTCCCCGCTGGCACTGCCGACGAGGTGAAAGAGTCGTTCCGCGTCGACTACCCCGAGGTGGACTATCCGAGTGCCGCCGTCGTCGCCAGCGACGACGCCTACGACGCCGGGACGGACGCCTACATCCTCTCGGACGCACAGGGCTTCGTCGGCCACGCCTCGGCGTTCAAAGACGCCATCATCGAAGCCAAGAACACGCTGCCCGCCGACACCGCGCTCTACCTCTCAGGCGTGGCGACGCCGCTCAACGCCGCGACGCTCGTCTACGCCGGTGTCGACCTCGTGGACGCCAAACTCTCGATGGTGAAAGGACTCGAAGGCAAGTATCTCACGAGCGAGAACGAGTACTTCCTCGAAGACCTCGACGAGCTTCCCTGCGCCTGTGCGGCGTGTCAGACCCCGCGCGAGGAGTTCACCCGCCAGGACTGCGCCGAGCACAACGTCAACGCCCTGCGGACGGAACTCGCTGTCGTCCGTCGCCGGATTCGCGACGGTCGTCTCCGCGACTACATCGAGGGACAGACCCGCCACGACCAGTGGCTCACTGCCGCCTTCCGCGAACTCGACCAGCAGTACAATTACCTCGAAGAGCGCACGCCCGTCATCCGCGACTCGGAACTCGCAGCGGCGACGAGTGATTCGATTCGCCGCGTCGAGATTCAGCGCTTCGCCGAGCGCGTGACCACGCGGTACCAGAACCGCTTCCAGAACCCGCTCGTCCTCGTGCCCTGTTCGGCCAAGAAGCCCTACAGCGAGTCCCAGAGCCACGGCCAGTATCAGGACGCCATCCAGTTCCGGGCGCACACCGTCTCGATGACCTCGCCCATCGGCGTCGTGCCCCAAGAACTCGAACTCACCTACCCGGCCCAGCACTACGACTCCGTCGTCACGGGCCGCTGGTCGGAGGACGAGAAGGACTTCGTCGCCGAGGTCCTCAAACGCTACCTCCAGCGCAACGAGTATCCCCGCGTCATCGCGCACGTCCCGGAACACGGCTACCGCGACATCTGCGAGCGCGTCGAGGAAGAACTGGGGATGGACTTCGAGTACACCGTCGAAGACCACCCGACGACGACCGAGTCCATCGGCAACCTCATGCGCACCCTCGAAGGCGAACTGAAGTTCTCGAAGCGCGAGCGCGAGCACAACACCATCAAGGCGCTCGCCGACTACCAGTTCGGCGACGGCGCGGGCGACGCGCTCTGGGGCGACGCGGACATCCAGATGACGAGCCGGTATCCGAAACTCCAGGTGAGAGACGAAGACGGCGAACAGCTCGCGGCGATGGTCCCGCAGTACGGCGTGCTCTCGTTCACGCTGAAGGGCGCGAAACACTGGGTCGAGAGCGACGCCCCGACGAAGCGCGTCGAGATCGACAACTTCGCGCCACACGGCTCGGTGCTCGCGCCCGGCGTCGTCGACGCGGACGACGACATCCGCCCCGGCGACGAGGTCGTCGTCGAGGGACCGAAGGCGTTCGCCGTCGGCCGCGCGGAGATGTCCGGCCCGGAGATGGCCGAGTCCACGAGGGGAATCGCCGCGGAAGTGCGCCACGTCGAAGAGAAGTAA
- a CDS encoding BGTF surface domain-containing protein yields the protein MVALHPHRTLAVALVVLLALGGLGLAGPASGQELSSADAMLDSGSTAWQGQQLYFDGSRVVSQTTGEYPSQLNESQREFSLRRLHDDNTVGRSVRTITVNRSGVAVVSTARLDGRYVLTYDERAVAVDDGEGSLRIGVSGGDLSACSWTVTDDTANVTGSFDRTTENGTVVLGQRSSTVVSGETDLPQGTEIVLRIHGEGARPFLLYLETDLGPDGRFNETVDLTGTRYGAPVSITLSLDGSELTRREGVVGGVTTETTTREPSTTTRPSTSRSPTTTTSPGFGVGGAVGGVVGLALVATAAAVRRTR from the coding sequence ATGGTAGCTCTCCACCCCCATCGAACACTGGCAGTCGCACTCGTCGTCCTCCTCGCGCTCGGCGGGCTCGGGCTGGCCGGTCCCGCCAGCGGGCAGGAACTGTCCAGTGCCGACGCGATGCTCGACTCCGGGTCGACGGCCTGGCAAGGCCAACAGCTGTACTTCGACGGCTCCCGAGTCGTCAGCCAGACGACCGGCGAGTATCCGAGTCAGCTCAACGAGAGCCAACGCGAGTTCTCCCTGCGCCGACTTCACGACGACAACACCGTCGGCCGGAGCGTCCGGACGATCACCGTCAACCGGAGCGGAGTCGCTGTCGTCTCGACGGCCCGACTCGACGGCCGGTACGTCCTCACCTACGACGAGCGGGCGGTCGCCGTCGACGACGGAGAGGGGTCGCTCCGAATCGGCGTCTCCGGGGGAGATCTCAGTGCCTGTAGCTGGACGGTGACCGACGACACCGCCAACGTGACCGGCAGCTTCGACCGGACCACCGAGAACGGGACGGTCGTCCTCGGCCAGCGGTCGTCGACCGTGGTCTCCGGGGAGACCGACCTCCCGCAGGGGACGGAGATCGTCCTCCGTATCCACGGCGAGGGTGCTCGACCCTTCCTCCTGTATCTGGAGACCGACCTCGGTCCCGACGGCCGGTTCAACGAGACGGTCGACCTCACCGGGACGCGCTACGGCGCGCCGGTGAGTATCACGCTCTCGCTCGACGGGTCGGAACTGACCCGACGCGAGGGCGTCGTCGGCGGTGTCACGACGGAGACGACGACCCGAGAGCCGTCGACGACAACGCGGCCATCCACCAGCCGCTCACCGACGACGACGACCAGTCCCGGCTTCGGCGTCGGCGGTGCCGTCGGTGGCGTCGTCGGTCTCGCGCTCGTCGCGACCGCCGCGGCTGTGCGCCGAACCCGGTGA
- a CDS encoding MFS transporter: protein MSAPRGLRLAPHLVVASVGYVVFAYAAVPDTLMRELEVGFAAFGLLMSAALAAFVVAQAPTSRLVDRHSATRLLLVGTAAHALLAVALDLAPSFEALLALRFLWGLTGGFVLSAGATGISRLVSGGAATREQGVYGGMLTLGGAVGFLAAPTLVSLPVGLNALGGVLALPGLVLLWRHRKTGLTAPATVSTSADSATATQPSVRSVVTHPAVVVASLAYVAIIASYITLSTFITSYYSELDVLGPLNAAVLLMATLGRAVGGTAVWRWPVSDTGLIGGSAALGALGFGALALGPSGVAVLVLPLVAMVAVSLPFGASYSLAADATGREGTAIATMVAVGNVASLVVPAVTGYLRDAMGSYVGGFAVLAVLNLLAVVGVGLLAVPGRRGAETSA from the coding sequence GTGAGCGCGCCGCGCGGCCTCCGACTCGCGCCGCATCTCGTCGTCGCCAGCGTCGGCTACGTCGTCTTCGCCTACGCGGCCGTCCCCGATACCCTGATGCGCGAACTGGAGGTCGGGTTCGCCGCCTTCGGCCTCTTGATGAGTGCCGCACTCGCCGCCTTCGTCGTCGCGCAGGCCCCGACGAGTCGGCTGGTCGACCGCCACTCGGCGACTCGGTTACTGCTCGTCGGCACCGCGGCCCACGCACTGCTCGCCGTCGCACTCGACCTCGCGCCCTCGTTCGAGGCGTTGCTCGCGCTGCGCTTCCTCTGGGGGCTCACGGGCGGCTTCGTCCTGAGCGCGGGGGCGACCGGCATCTCGCGGCTGGTCTCCGGCGGCGCGGCCACCCGCGAACAGGGAGTCTACGGCGGGATGCTGACGCTCGGTGGCGCGGTCGGCTTCCTCGCCGCGCCGACGCTCGTCTCGCTCCCCGTCGGCCTGAACGCCCTCGGTGGGGTGCTCGCGCTCCCCGGCCTCGTTCTCCTGTGGCGACACCGGAAGACGGGACTGACGGCACCGGCGACCGTCTCCACGTCCGCTGACTCGGCGACGGCGACCCAGCCGAGCGTCCGCAGCGTCGTCACCCACCCTGCCGTCGTCGTGGCCTCGCTGGCCTACGTCGCCATCATCGCCTCGTACATCACCCTCTCAACGTTCATCACGTCGTACTACAGCGAGCTCGACGTGCTCGGGCCGCTCAACGCCGCGGTCCTGCTGATGGCGACGCTCGGACGAGCGGTGGGCGGGACCGCCGTCTGGCGGTGGCCCGTGAGCGACACCGGTCTCATCGGCGGGTCGGCCGCGCTCGGCGCGCTCGGTTTCGGGGCGCTCGCACTCGGCCCCTCGGGAGTCGCCGTGCTCGTCCTGCCGCTCGTAGCGATGGTCGCGGTGTCGTTGCCGTTCGGAGCCTCGTACTCGCTGGCGGCCGACGCGACGGGGCGCGAGGGCACCGCCATCGCGACGATGGTCGCCGTCGGCAACGTCGCCTCGCTCGTCGTGCCCGCAGTGACCGGCTACCTACGCGACGCCATGGGCAGTTACGTCGGCGGCTTCGCCGTTCTCGCGGTGCTGAACCTCCTCGCCGTCGTCGGCGTGGGACTGCTCGCGGTTCCCGGCCGTCGCGGGGCCGAGACGAGCGCCTGA
- a CDS encoding pyridoxamine 5'-phosphate oxidase family protein has translation MEQQSTAKFSGVWSPEEVADFLTETTVPIRISCRTPRDDLWMLSLWYEYVDGEFRCATGKDADIVEFLQSTEEVAFEVSTNDPPYRGVRGRGTASLGPDEDKQQLRALLERYLGGTDSSLARSLLAPEREEVRIRITPEKLYSWDFSERMGESNDA, from the coding sequence ATGGAACAACAGAGCACGGCCAAGTTCTCGGGCGTCTGGTCCCCCGAGGAGGTCGCCGACTTCCTCACCGAGACGACCGTGCCGATCCGCATCTCCTGCCGAACCCCACGCGACGACCTCTGGATGCTCTCGCTGTGGTACGAGTACGTCGACGGCGAGTTCCGGTGTGCGACGGGCAAAGACGCCGACATCGTCGAGTTCCTCCAGTCGACCGAGGAGGTCGCCTTCGAGGTGTCGACCAACGACCCGCCCTACCGCGGCGTCCGCGGCCGCGGCACCGCCTCGCTCGGTCCCGACGAGGACAAACAGCAGCTTCGGGCACTGCTCGAACGCTATCTCGGCGGGACCGACAGCTCGCTCGCCCGGTCGCTGCTCGCGCCCGAGCGCGAGGAGGTCCGCATCCGCATCACGCCCGAGAAACTCTACAGCTGGGACTTCTCCGAGCGGATGGGCGAGAGCAACGACGCCTGA
- a CDS encoding sensor histidine kinase, with amino-acid sequence MALDVRVLVVDGDPESRTRTATALSRDGGVTATAVDSTEAALARFERVDDTDETAVDCLVTSHQPPDVDGFALLAELAHHGNRTPVVFYPRDGSETLAGEAFAAGAAGYVPNRESEASHETLVERVRDSVADAREKRPEGGAGDANGQEFAYYRALVEGVMDGAHIIDEDGERVFFNGRSADVHGIDTERLQREAPEIFVEEGIMDAADLESYDAVVQQLLDGERESARVEMDLQLPDIGNRTTETRLTRLDTDDLRGVAATTRDVTDRVATERELETRNRRLANLARFFSHDLRNPLNVASGYATLARETGDSEHFDKLDTALSRMDRLVDDLLFLTTRDASDLDRTRLSLASVAERAWTSVDTADATLTVESDRDVEANEGSLLRLFENVVRNAVTHGGEMVAVTVRDTDDGFAVDDDGPGFPPEPRQLLDVGVSGGDSTGLGLSIVEEVAEAHGWTLALEASPDGGARLRFSGVDTDE; translated from the coding sequence ATGGCTCTGGATGTTCGGGTGCTCGTCGTCGACGGCGACCCCGAATCACGCACGCGGACGGCGACGGCACTGAGTCGGGACGGCGGAGTGACGGCCACGGCCGTCGACTCCACGGAGGCCGCGCTCGCTCGCTTCGAGCGCGTCGATGACACCGACGAGACCGCTGTCGACTGTCTCGTGACGAGCCACCAGCCACCCGACGTCGACGGCTTCGCACTTCTCGCCGAACTCGCCCACCACGGGAACCGGACTCCTGTCGTGTTCTATCCGCGAGACGGCAGCGAGACGCTCGCTGGCGAGGCGTTCGCCGCCGGTGCCGCAGGCTACGTCCCGAACCGAGAATCCGAAGCGAGCCACGAGACGCTCGTCGAGCGCGTCCGCGACTCTGTCGCCGACGCCCGAGAGAAACGGCCGGAAGGCGGGGCGGGCGACGCCAACGGGCAGGAGTTCGCCTACTACCGCGCGCTCGTCGAGGGGGTCATGGACGGCGCGCACATCATCGACGAGGACGGCGAGCGCGTCTTCTTCAACGGACGGAGTGCCGACGTCCACGGCATCGACACCGAACGGCTCCAGCGGGAGGCACCGGAGATATTCGTCGAGGAGGGCATCATGGACGCGGCCGACCTCGAATCGTACGACGCCGTCGTCCAGCAGTTGCTCGACGGCGAGCGGGAGTCGGCCCGCGTCGAGATGGACCTCCAGCTACCGGACATCGGGAACCGGACGACCGAGACGCGACTGACGCGCCTCGACACCGACGACCTGCGCGGTGTCGCCGCCACGACACGCGACGTGACGGACCGCGTCGCGACCGAACGGGAGTTGGAGACCCGAAACCGGCGGCTCGCGAACCTCGCACGCTTCTTCTCGCACGACCTCCGGAACCCGCTGAACGTCGCGAGCGGCTACGCCACCCTGGCCCGCGAGACGGGTGACTCCGAGCACTTCGACAAGCTCGACACCGCGCTCTCGCGGATGGACCGCCTCGTCGACGACCTGCTGTTTCTGACGACCCGCGACGCCAGCGACCTCGACCGGACGCGGCTGTCGCTCGCGTCGGTCGCCGAGCGGGCTTGGACGAGCGTCGACACCGCCGACGCCACCCTCACCGTCGAGAGCGACCGGGACGTCGAGGCCAACGAAGGCTCGTTGCTACGGCTGTTCGAGAACGTCGTCAGAAACGCCGTCACACACGGCGGCGAGATGGTGGCCGTGACCGTCCGCGACACCGACGACGGCTTCGCCGTCGACGACGACGGCCCGGGGTTCCCCCCGGAGCCACGGCAACTTCTCGACGTCGGCGTCTCCGGCGGCGACAGCACAGGACTCGGGCTCTCCATCGTCGAGGAAGTCGCCGAGGCCCACGGCTGGACGCTGGCACTCGAAGCGAGTCCGGACGGCGGAGCGCGGCTGCGGTTCAGCGGCGTCGACACGGACGAGTGA